In one Mesorhizobium australicum genomic region, the following are encoded:
- a CDS encoding gamma-glutamyl-gamma-aminobutyrate hydrolase family protein, with protein sequence MTQPLVAVSTDVRQFENYTWHAAPKQYLEAAVAGADVFPVLVPSFGDRLDLDELLDRVDGVMITGSKSNVYPGLYGGDPSEANGPYDHDRDATTLPLIRRAIERGVPLLAICRGIQELNVALGGTLHTEVQEIEDRMDHRAPVSDDQDERFAIRQRVSIKPGTCLAGIFGAGEVPVNSVHRQAVDRLGERLQVEAVADDGTVEAVSVVGATAFAVGVQWHPEYWVKSDDASARIFRAFGDAARAHRAARSGLRVAAE encoded by the coding sequence ATGACACAGCCCCTCGTCGCCGTATCGACCGATGTTCGCCAGTTCGAAAACTACACCTGGCACGCCGCCCCGAAGCAGTATCTCGAAGCGGCGGTTGCCGGCGCGGACGTCTTCCCCGTCCTCGTTCCGTCCTTCGGCGACCGGCTCGATCTCGACGAGTTGCTGGACCGCGTCGACGGGGTGATGATCACCGGGTCGAAATCGAACGTCTATCCCGGCCTCTACGGCGGCGATCCGAGCGAGGCCAATGGCCCCTACGACCACGACCGCGACGCGACCACGCTGCCGCTCATCCGCAGGGCGATTGAGCGCGGCGTGCCGCTGCTCGCGATCTGCCGCGGCATCCAGGAACTGAACGTCGCGCTCGGCGGCACGCTGCATACCGAAGTCCAGGAGATCGAGGACCGCATGGACCACCGCGCGCCGGTCAGCGACGACCAGGACGAGCGCTTCGCCATCCGCCAGCGCGTCTCGATCAAGCCCGGCACCTGCCTCGCCGGCATCTTCGGCGCAGGCGAGGTGCCGGTGAACTCCGTCCACCGGCAGGCGGTGGATCGTCTCGGCGAGCGCCTTCAGGTCGAGGCGGTCGCGGACGACGGCACGGTCGAGGCGGTTTCGGTGGTGGGCGCGACCGCCTTCGCGGTCGGCGTGCAGTGGCACCCGGAATACTGGGTGAAGTCCGACGATGCCTCGGCGAGGATCTTCAGGGCCTTCGGCGATGCGGCCCGCGCCCACAGGGCGGCGCGGTCGGGACTGCGCGTCGCGGCGGAATAG
- a CDS encoding 2-hydroxyacid dehydrogenase — protein sequence MAPTQKIPVLVPGRLHPHAVERIGKEFELVALPAADPKLVTPQIAGTVRGMSSMTTVSAAFIDALPNLEIIANFGVGYDAVDARHAGSAGVMVTNTPDVLTEEVADTAIGLLLNAVRELPKAEGWLRAGRWASEGNYPLTRGTLRGRRVGIFGMGRIGLAIARRIEAFGLPVSYHNRRAVEGVAYAWYPTLVELAGAVDTLISVAPGGPSTEKAVDRTVLEALGPKGVFVNIGRGSTVDEDALAQALADGTILAAGLDVFRNEPNVPDALLECTNASLLPHVGSASVHTRKTMADLAVDNLVSWFTEGRPLTPVAETASVVPGARKQR from the coding sequence TTGGCCCCGACGCAGAAAATCCCGGTGCTCGTTCCCGGCCGGCTTCACCCGCACGCGGTGGAACGGATCGGCAAGGAGTTCGAACTCGTGGCGCTGCCCGCCGCCGACCCTAAGCTGGTCACGCCGCAGATCGCCGGAACGGTGCGCGGCATGTCGTCGATGACGACGGTCAGCGCCGCCTTCATCGACGCGCTGCCGAACCTGGAGATCATCGCGAACTTCGGCGTCGGCTACGACGCGGTCGACGCCCGGCATGCCGGCTCCGCCGGCGTGATGGTGACCAATACGCCGGACGTGCTGACCGAAGAGGTTGCGGACACGGCGATCGGTCTGCTGCTCAATGCGGTCCGCGAACTGCCGAAGGCCGAGGGCTGGCTGAGGGCTGGCCGCTGGGCGTCGGAAGGCAATTATCCGCTGACGCGCGGCACGCTGCGCGGTCGCCGCGTCGGCATCTTCGGCATGGGCCGGATCGGGCTCGCGATCGCCCGCCGCATCGAGGCATTCGGGCTGCCGGTCAGCTATCACAACCGGCGCGCCGTCGAAGGCGTCGCCTATGCATGGTATCCGACCCTGGTCGAACTCGCCGGCGCGGTTGACACGCTGATCTCCGTCGCGCCGGGTGGTCCTTCGACCGAGAAGGCGGTGGACCGCACGGTGCTGGAAGCGCTGGGGCCGAAGGGGGTGTTCGTCAATATCGGGCGCGGCTCGACGGTGGACGAGGACGCGCTGGCGCAGGCGCTCGCCGATGGCACGATCCTCGCGGCGGGGCTGGACGTGTTCCGCAACGAGCCGAACGTGCCGGACGCGCTGCTGGAGTGCACCAATGCCAGCCTGCTGCCGCATGTCGGCTCGGCGTCGGTCCACACGCGCAAGACGATGGCGGACCTGGCGGTCGACAACCTTGTCTCGTGGTTCACCGAGGGGAGGCCGCTGACGCCGGTGGCGGAAACGGCTTCTGTCGTTCCGGGCGCGCGAAAGCAGCGCTAG
- a CDS encoding LacI family DNA-binding transcriptional regulator: MAQKIKLSTIADALGVSTATVSLALRDSPLVADATRDRIKDYARAIGYIYNRRAASLRTSRSGIVGVVVHDIMNPFFAEILRSIESELDRSGQTFILSNHYDQLEKQRTFIDTLLQLGADGVIMSPAIGTPREDIEMMEENGLPVVLIARQVEGALVPVFRGDDAYGIGLATNHLISLGHRRIAMIGGTDQTSTGRDRYRGYVLAMEKAGLEVKPDWRVPGPRTKQGGFEATGQFLALKDKPTAAVCWNDLVAIGLMNGIARAGLVPGVDISVTGYDDLEEAAIATPALTTVWNGQREVGRRAARALLDRLGGNHEPVTPDLIRPELHVRQSTGRPSQR, from the coding sequence CTGGCGCAGAAAATCAAGCTTTCGACCATAGCGGATGCGCTTGGAGTATCGACCGCCACGGTGTCGCTGGCGTTGCGCGACAGCCCGCTGGTCGCGGACGCGACGCGTGACCGGATCAAGGATTATGCCCGCGCGATCGGCTACATCTACAACCGCCGCGCCGCGAGCCTGAGGACGTCGCGGTCGGGCATTGTCGGCGTGGTCGTGCACGACATCATGAACCCGTTCTTCGCCGAGATCCTGCGCTCGATCGAAAGCGAGCTCGACCGCAGCGGTCAGACCTTCATCCTCTCCAACCATTACGACCAGCTCGAGAAGCAGCGCACCTTCATCGACACGCTGCTGCAGCTCGGCGCCGACGGGGTAATCATGTCGCCCGCGATCGGCACGCCGCGCGAGGATATCGAGATGATGGAGGAGAACGGACTGCCGGTCGTGCTGATCGCGCGCCAGGTCGAGGGAGCGCTGGTGCCGGTGTTCCGCGGCGACGACGCCTACGGCATCGGCCTCGCCACCAATCACCTGATCTCGCTCGGCCACCGCCGCATCGCGATGATCGGCGGCACGGACCAGACCTCGACGGGCCGCGACCGCTACCGCGGCTACGTGCTGGCGATGGAGAAGGCCGGGCTGGAGGTGAAGCCGGACTGGCGCGTTCCCGGACCCCGCACCAAGCAGGGCGGGTTCGAGGCGACCGGGCAGTTCCTGGCGCTCAAGGACAAGCCGACCGCCGCGGTGTGCTGGAACGACCTCGTCGCGATCGGCCTGATGAACGGCATCGCGCGCGCCGGGCTGGTGCCGGGCGTCGACATCTCCGTCACGGGTTATGACGACCTGGAGGAGGCGGCCATCGCAACGCCGGCGTTGACAACGGTATGGAACGGCCAGAGGGAGGTCGGCCGCCGCGCGGCGCGCGCGCTTCTCGACCGGCTCGGCGGCAACCACGAGCCCGTTACGCCGGACCTCATCCGACCGGAACTGCATGTCAGGCAATCGACAGGCCGGCCGTCGCAACGGTGA
- a CDS encoding DMT family transporter produces the protein MASDSPRSEQATPVAAILLILASGILFSFLDAGAKWLVLSGMSASFVVWVRFAVHVVLVLILFQGWRNREMYRVRSLPLQVLRGVFLFGSTIFNFLALLTLPLADAMAIYFLAPMVITALAGPLLGEWAGWRRWVAIGVGFVGMVVVIRPGFGTFGLGHTYALLSMLSYSLYVLMTRRMAATETSASLIFYSALAPVVFMSPALPLAGSVPPDLLHWAVLISLGFFGGLGHWLIIHAYKRAQVSGLAPYPYAQIIWATLWGYLLFGDIPDRYTVVGAAIIVASGLYIVHRERKLRLASVTEPNSESSDLAKKL, from the coding sequence TTGGCGAGTGATTCCCCACGTAGCGAACAGGCGACGCCCGTCGCGGCGATCCTGTTGATCCTCGCTTCGGGCATCCTGTTCTCGTTCCTCGACGCCGGCGCGAAATGGCTCGTTCTGTCGGGCATGTCGGCGTCCTTCGTCGTCTGGGTGCGGTTCGCCGTCCATGTCGTTCTGGTGCTGATCCTCTTCCAGGGATGGCGCAACCGCGAGATGTACCGGGTGAGGAGCCTGCCGCTGCAGGTCCTGCGCGGCGTGTTCCTCTTCGGCTCCACCATCTTCAACTTCCTGGCTCTGCTCACGCTTCCGCTCGCCGATGCGATGGCGATCTACTTCCTCGCCCCGATGGTGATCACCGCGCTGGCAGGGCCGCTGCTCGGCGAATGGGCGGGCTGGCGGCGGTGGGTGGCGATCGGCGTCGGCTTCGTCGGCATGGTGGTGGTGATCCGTCCGGGCTTCGGCACGTTCGGGCTCGGCCACACCTATGCGCTGCTGTCGATGCTCTCCTATTCCCTCTACGTGCTGATGACGCGGCGGATGGCGGCGACGGAGACGTCGGCGAGTCTGATCTTCTACTCGGCGCTCGCGCCCGTGGTGTTCATGTCGCCCGCCCTTCCGCTCGCCGGATCGGTGCCGCCCGACCTTTTGCACTGGGCCGTGCTGATCTCGCTCGGCTTCTTCGGCGGGCTCGGGCACTGGCTGATCATTCACGCCTACAAGCGGGCGCAGGTCTCCGGCCTCGCGCCCTATCCCTATGCGCAGATCATCTGGGCGACGCTGTGGGGCTACCTCCTGTTCGGCGACATTCCCGACCGCTACACGGTCGTCGGGGCCGCCATCATTGTCGCGAGCGGCCTCTATATCGTGCACCGGGAGCGCAAGCTCAGGCTCGCCAGCGTCACCGAGCCGAACTCGGAATCGAGCGACCTGGCAAAAAAGCTTTGA
- a CDS encoding MarR family winged helix-turn-helix transcriptional regulator codes for MAKAAKGATMARLQSTARLARTVLASRLLAHGFYAGQDQIMMALSIESGQTPGQLAARLGVRPPTITKTINRLQTQGFLEKRASDSDARQAHIFLTERGADAIRAIEKSVRKTEKQAMRGLDKKDVKAFAKMLSRIEANLSQSLGAVTDDDEPDEEE; via the coding sequence ATGGCGAAAGCTGCCAAGGGCGCCACGATGGCCAGACTCCAGTCCACCGCGCGGCTCGCCCGCACGGTGCTCGCCTCGCGGCTGCTCGCGCACGGCTTCTATGCCGGGCAGGACCAGATCATGATGGCGCTGAGCATCGAGAGCGGCCAGACGCCGGGACAGCTGGCGGCGCGGCTCGGCGTGCGCCCGCCCACCATCACCAAGACGATCAACCGCCTGCAGACACAAGGTTTCCTCGAGAAGCGCGCCTCCGATTCGGACGCCCGACAGGCGCATATCTTCCTCACCGAGCGCGGGGCGGACGCGATCAGGGCGATCGAGAAGTCCGTCCGCAAGACCGAGAAGCAGGCGATGCGCGGCCTCGACAAGAAGGACGTCAAGGCCTTCGCCAAGATGCTGAGCCGGATCGAGGCGAACCTGTCGCAGAGCCTCGGCGCCGTGACCGACGACGACGAGCCGGACGAAGAGGAATAG
- a CDS encoding CobW family GTP-binding protein, with amino-acid sequence MADAQTSAQIPVTVLTGYLGAGKTTLLNRILSENHGKRYAVIVNEFGEIGIDNDLIVESDEEIYEMNNGCICCTVRGDLIRTVEGLMRRPGRFDAILVETTGLADPVPVAQTFFMDDDVRSKTKLDAVVALVDAKHLPLRLKDSKEAEDQIAFADVIVLNKTDLVTPEELAKVEDLIRAINPTARVHKTSRSAVELSAVLDRGAFDLKRAVENDPHFLDADDHDHHDHDHDHDHHHDHGPSDIHDVTVNSISLRGGEMDPKKFFPWIEKITQAEGPNILRLKGIIALKDDPDRYVVQGVHMIIEGDHQRPWKDGEKHESRLVFIGRNLDADRLKRTFEACQAA; translated from the coding sequence ATGGCAGACGCCCAGACCAGTGCCCAGATTCCCGTGACCGTGCTCACCGGCTATCTCGGGGCAGGCAAGACCACCCTCCTCAACCGCATCCTGTCCGAGAATCACGGCAAGCGCTACGCCGTCATCGTCAACGAGTTCGGCGAGATCGGCATCGACAACGACCTCATCGTCGAATCGGACGAGGAGATCTACGAGATGAACAATGGCTGCATCTGTTGCACGGTGCGCGGCGACCTGATCCGCACCGTCGAGGGCCTAATGCGCCGTCCGGGCCGCTTCGACGCGATCCTGGTCGAGACCACTGGTCTTGCCGACCCCGTTCCCGTCGCCCAGACCTTCTTCATGGACGACGACGTTCGTTCCAAGACCAAGCTCGACGCGGTCGTGGCGCTGGTCGACGCCAAGCACCTGCCGCTGCGGCTGAAGGATTCGAAGGAGGCCGAGGACCAGATCGCCTTCGCCGACGTGATCGTGCTCAACAAGACCGATCTCGTCACGCCGGAAGAGCTGGCGAAGGTGGAAGACCTGATCCGTGCCATCAACCCGACCGCCCGCGTCCACAAGACCAGCCGTTCGGCAGTCGAACTGTCCGCCGTGCTCGACCGCGGCGCCTTCGACCTGAAGCGCGCGGTCGAGAACGACCCGCATTTCCTCGACGCCGACGATCATGACCACCACGACCACGACCACGACCACGATCACCATCACGACCATGGCCCGTCCGACATCCACGACGTGACCGTGAACTCGATCTCGCTGCGCGGCGGCGAGATGGATCCGAAGAAGTTCTTCCCCTGGATCGAGAAGATCACCCAGGCGGAAGGCCCGAACATCCTGCGCCTCAAGGGCATCATCGCCCTCAAGGACGACCCCGACCGCTACGTCGTGCAGGGCGTTCACATGATCATCGAGGGCGACCACCAGCGCCCGTGGAAGGACGGCGAGAAGCACGAGAGCCGGCTGGTCTTCATCGGCCGCAACCTCGACGCCGACCGCCTGAAGCGCACCTTCGAGGCCTGCCAGGCGGCCTGA
- the imm45 gene encoding Imm45 family immunity protein, producing MPLLTELEDARLYAGDILRLPHSYDLGPGSGPVDLLVFDPRDGKAGLGLITASGYKAGLVFCVLPKDSTHSGGAGLSAKWLIRNWDRWITYTYHPETRIPVEKAVVLRKDARTLPEER from the coding sequence GTGCCGCTGCTGACTGAACTGGAGGACGCGCGGCTCTATGCGGGCGATATCCTGCGTCTGCCGCACAGCTATGATCTCGGCCCGGGCTCCGGGCCGGTCGACCTTCTTGTGTTCGACCCGCGCGACGGAAAGGCAGGGCTCGGCCTGATCACCGCTTCGGGCTACAAGGCGGGGCTTGTGTTCTGCGTTCTCCCGAAGGACAGCACTCATTCCGGCGGCGCCGGCCTCAGCGCCAAATGGCTGATCCGCAACTGGGATCGGTGGATCACCTACACCTACCATCCCGAAACGCGGATTCCGGTTGAAAAGGCGGTCGTTCTGCGCAAGGACGCCCGCACGCTTCCCGAGGAACGCTGA
- a CDS encoding WD40 repeat domain-containing protein, whose amino-acid sequence MPTVAPFDLSGHCIAAVFLDDIPHFALADGTIHRLDHGAKSVQAHDGLLCAALTWDGKALVTGGEDGKVVLTRSDGSTETLAEVPRKWITSVATGPQGAVAYATGRTAFVRFADGKTKSFDHPRSVEGIAFSPKGMRIAVARYNGATLHFPATDGKPAELEWAGAHTGITFSPDGNFLVTTMQENALHGWKLADGRHMRMTGYPAKVKSWSWSAKGKWLASSGAPAAIVWPFSAKDGPMGKAPVELGTRGNMMVTAVACHPGDEIVAIGYADGMILAGRIADLKEVVLRRGGKSAVTSMAWDTKGIRLAFGSEDGDCGVVDITA is encoded by the coding sequence ATGCCCACAGTCGCCCCTTTCGATCTCTCCGGCCACTGCATTGCCGCCGTCTTCCTCGACGACATCCCGCATTTCGCGCTGGCCGACGGGACGATCCATCGCCTCGACCATGGGGCGAAGTCGGTCCAGGCGCATGACGGCCTGCTGTGCGCCGCCCTGACGTGGGACGGCAAGGCACTGGTGACCGGCGGCGAGGACGGCAAGGTCGTGCTGACCCGTTCCGACGGATCGACCGAGACGCTGGCGGAGGTGCCGCGCAAGTGGATCACGTCGGTCGCGACCGGCCCGCAAGGCGCGGTCGCCTATGCCACGGGCCGCACGGCCTTCGTCCGCTTCGCCGACGGGAAAACGAAATCCTTCGATCATCCGCGCTCGGTGGAAGGCATCGCCTTCTCGCCCAAGGGCATGCGCATCGCGGTCGCCCGCTACAATGGCGCGACGCTGCATTTCCCCGCCACCGACGGCAAGCCGGCCGAGCTCGAATGGGCCGGCGCCCACACCGGCATCACCTTCTCGCCGGACGGCAATTTCCTCGTCACCACCATGCAGGAAAACGCCCTGCACGGCTGGAAGCTCGCCGACGGCCGCCACATGCGCATGACAGGCTATCCGGCCAAGGTGAAGAGCTGGTCGTGGAGCGCGAAGGGCAAGTGGCTCGCCAGCTCCGGCGCGCCCGCCGCGATCGTCTGGCCCTTCTCCGCGAAGGACGGGCCGATGGGCAAGGCGCCGGTGGAACTCGGCACGCGCGGCAACATGATGGTGACGGCCGTCGCCTGCCACCCCGGCGACGAGATCGTCGCCATCGGCTATGCCGACGGCATGATCCTCGCCGGCCGCATCGCCGACCTGAAGGAAGTGGTGCTGCGACGCGGCGGCAAGAGCGCCGTCACCTCGATGGCCTGGGATACCAAGGGCATCCGTCTCGCCTTCGGCTCCGAAGACGGAGACTGCGGCGTGGTCGACATCACGGCCTGA
- a CDS encoding ribbon-helix-helix domain-containing protein, with amino-acid sequence MNANVSIKVTLPAELAEAMRVKVEAGEYASAEEMLKAGVQTLIDRDKALDRWLREEVVAGHAEYLADPGKATDAEDVLAHLKDRRTRRAANG; translated from the coding sequence ATGAACGCGAACGTCAGCATCAAGGTCACCCTGCCTGCCGAACTGGCGGAGGCCATGCGCGTCAAGGTGGAAGCCGGCGAATACGCATCGGCCGAGGAGATGCTGAAGGCCGGCGTCCAGACCCTGATCGATCGGGACAAGGCATTGGACAGGTGGCTGCGCGAGGAGGTGGTTGCCGGTCATGCCGAGTATCTCGCCGATCCGGGCAAGGCCACGGATGCCGAGGATGTCCTTGCGCATCTGAAGGATCGCCGCACGCGCAGAGCCGCGAACGGCTGA
- a CDS encoding type II toxin-antitoxin system RelE/ParE family toxin: MRVVFTPRAIRHLEALHDHLCDEASERIANGYVGRIVSACQKLTLFPQRGTRRDEVLPGLRTVGFERRATIAFLVDGDLVLIEGIFHGGQDFESALRAGEFPPPEEG; the protein is encoded by the coding sequence TTGCGTGTCGTCTTCACGCCTCGTGCGATCCGCCACCTCGAAGCCCTGCATGATCATCTCTGCGACGAGGCGAGCGAGCGCATCGCCAACGGTTACGTCGGCCGGATCGTGTCGGCCTGCCAGAAGCTGACGCTGTTTCCGCAACGCGGAACCCGTCGCGACGAAGTGCTTCCCGGACTTCGCACCGTCGGTTTCGAACGTCGGGCGACCATCGCATTTCTCGTCGACGGCGATCTCGTTCTGATCGAAGGGATCTTCCACGGCGGGCAGGATTTCGAATCCGCATTGCGCGCCGGGGAGTTTCCTCCGCCCGAGGAAGGGTGA
- a CDS encoding aspartate aminotransferase family protein — MTSQTSPSQPSVQQINAFREREARVYAKARPKSKKRFADGVAGFLDGVPMHWMLDWPMPFPMVVEKASGAAITDIDGIELDDFCLGDTGSMFGHSPPPVARAIRRQARRGLTYMLPSEDVLELGHLLTTMFGLPQWQIATTASDANRFALRVARAVTGRAKILVFNGCYHGAVEETFVRLKDGKPVNKPGLSGQFRDLTEDTKVIEFNDVAALEAVLAPGDAACVIAEPVLTNSCMVLPDPGYHAELRRITRETGTLLLIDETHTISSGLGGYTRVHGLDPDIFVLGKPIAGGVPASVWGLSAGVAERYSDYTRRKPWGYSGIGTTLSANPLQFACMKATLTDVMTAKNYRHMEKLAARLADGLSDAVARAKLPWHVARVGARVEFICAPGPLRNGAEAEAAHAPALEAAIHVGLVNRGCLIAPFHNMMLVSPATRKKQVDRLVDAFGEICGELAG; from the coding sequence ATGACATCGCAGACTTCGCCATCCCAGCCATCCGTGCAGCAGATCAACGCGTTTCGAGAACGCGAGGCGCGCGTCTATGCCAAGGCACGCCCCAAGTCGAAGAAGCGTTTCGCCGATGGTGTCGCTGGCTTTCTCGACGGCGTGCCGATGCACTGGATGCTCGACTGGCCGATGCCGTTTCCCATGGTCGTAGAGAAGGCCTCGGGTGCTGCGATCACCGACATCGACGGCATCGAGCTCGACGATTTCTGCCTTGGCGACACAGGCTCCATGTTCGGTCATTCGCCGCCGCCGGTCGCCCGCGCCATCCGCAGGCAGGCGCGGCGTGGGCTCACCTATATGCTTCCCTCCGAGGATGTGCTGGAACTCGGCCACCTGCTGACGACGATGTTCGGCCTGCCGCAATGGCAGATCGCCACCACCGCCTCCGACGCCAACCGCTTCGCGCTGCGCGTGGCCCGCGCCGTCACCGGGCGCGCGAAGATCCTCGTCTTCAACGGCTGCTACCACGGTGCGGTCGAGGAAACCTTCGTCAGGCTGAAGGACGGCAAGCCGGTCAACAAGCCGGGCCTCTCCGGCCAGTTCCGCGACCTGACCGAGGACACGAAGGTCATCGAATTCAACGATGTCGCAGCCCTCGAAGCCGTGCTCGCGCCGGGCGACGCCGCCTGCGTCATCGCCGAGCCGGTGCTGACCAATTCCTGCATGGTCCTGCCCGATCCGGGATACCACGCCGAACTGCGCCGGATCACCCGCGAGACCGGCACGCTGCTCTTGATCGACGAGACGCACACGATCTCCAGCGGTCTCGGCGGCTACACCCGCGTCCACGGCCTCGATCCGGACATCTTCGTGCTCGGCAAGCCGATCGCCGGCGGCGTGCCGGCGAGCGTCTGGGGCCTCTCGGCTGGCGTCGCCGAACGCTACAGCGACTACACGCGGAGAAAGCCCTGGGGCTATTCCGGCATCGGCACGACGCTGTCGGCCAATCCGCTGCAGTTCGCCTGCATGAAGGCGACGCTGACGGACGTGATGACCGCGAAGAACTACCGCCACATGGAAAAGCTCGCCGCGCGTCTTGCAGATGGCCTTTCGGACGCGGTCGCACGGGCGAAGCTGCCCTGGCATGTCGCCCGCGTCGGCGCGCGCGTCGAGTTCATCTGCGCGCCCGGCCCCTTGCGCAACGGCGCCGAGGCGGAAGCCGCGCATGCGCCGGCGCTGGAAGCCGCGATCCATGTCGGCCTCGTCAACCGCGGCTGCCTCATCGCACCGTTCCACAACATGATGCTGGTCTCGCCGGCGACGAGGAAGAAGCAGGTCGACCGGCTGGTGGATGCGTTCGGCGAGATTTGCGGGGAGCTGGCGGGGTGA
- a CDS encoding glutamine synthetase family protein: MSDQVTSPSGSTPAEAQAFLDAHPQIEAIDIVLTDSNGVGRGKIVRRHELMSLYRGGRHMPISVLGLDITGEDVHETGLIWDSGDEDLRAWPIPGTLKPLHGTSPARAQVLMSMHLLDGTPMTSDPRHALAAQVARLNAMGLKPAGAFELEFFLLANDRDADGRVRPASAVLDGRRSPKTEVYSVDHLHGMEPLFSDIYASAKAQGIPAETVISEYAPGQYELTLNYRTDIMQAADDLVMLKRIVRAAARRHGVTACFMAKPIADYAGSGMHLHVSMRDEAGQNVFTEADGEKWSPRLLHALGGLAATMAESMLVFAPHANSWRRFVAQSYAPVAPTWGVNNRSVALRVPAGDAKNRRIEHRPSGVDANPYLVAATVLAGIVKGLEEKLDPGPEIEGNGYEQAAGHAHDMPADWREAIMRAKASAFLKEALGKDMHRTFTAIKEAEYLRVARTVSELDYHLYLHEV, encoded by the coding sequence ATGAGCGACCAGGTGACCTCCCCCTCCGGCTCCACTCCCGCCGAAGCCCAGGCCTTCCTCGACGCCCATCCCCAGATCGAAGCCATCGACATCGTGCTGACCGATTCCAACGGCGTCGGCCGCGGCAAGATCGTCCGCCGGCACGAGCTGATGTCGCTCTACCGGGGCGGGCGGCACATGCCGATCTCGGTGCTGGGCCTCGATATCACCGGCGAGGATGTGCACGAGACCGGCCTGATCTGGGATTCAGGCGACGAGGACCTGCGCGCCTGGCCGATCCCCGGCACGCTGAAGCCGCTCCACGGCACCTCGCCCGCCCGCGCGCAGGTGCTGATGTCGATGCATCTGCTCGACGGCACGCCGATGACGTCCGACCCGCGCCATGCGCTCGCGGCCCAGGTGGCGCGGCTGAACGCGATGGGGCTGAAGCCCGCCGGCGCCTTCGAGCTCGAATTCTTCCTACTCGCCAATGACCGCGACGCGGATGGCCGCGTCCGCCCCGCTTCCGCCGTGCTCGACGGCCGCCGCTCGCCGAAGACCGAAGTCTATTCGGTCGACCACCTGCATGGCATGGAGCCGTTGTTCTCCGACATCTATGCCTCGGCGAAGGCGCAGGGAATCCCGGCCGAGACCGTCATCTCCGAATATGCGCCCGGCCAGTATGAGCTGACGCTCAACTACCGCACCGACATCATGCAGGCGGCCGACGACCTGGTGATGCTGAAGCGCATCGTGCGCGCCGCCGCCCGCCGCCACGGCGTAACCGCCTGCTTCATGGCCAAGCCCATCGCCGACTATGCCGGCTCCGGCATGCACCTGCACGTCTCCATGCGCGACGAGGCGGGACAGAACGTCTTTACCGAGGCCGATGGCGAAAAATGGTCGCCGCGCCTTCTGCATGCGCTGGGCGGGCTGGCCGCGACCATGGCGGAATCGATGCTGGTCTTCGCCCCCCACGCCAACTCCTGGCGCCGCTTCGTGGCGCAGTCCTACGCGCCGGTGGCGCCCACCTGGGGCGTCAACAACCGCTCCGTCGCGCTGCGCGTGCCGGCCGGCGACGCCAAAAACCGCCGCATCGAGCACCGTCCCTCCGGCGTCGACGCCAACCCCTATCTCGTTGCCGCGACCGTGCTCGCCGGCATCGTGAAAGGCCTCGAGGAAAAGCTCGATCCGGGTCCCGAGATAGAAGGCAACGGCTACGAGCAGGCCGCCGGCCACGCGCACGACATGCCGGCCGACTGGCGCGAGGCGATCATGCGGGCGAAGGCGTCGGCATTTCTGAAGGAGGCGCTGGGCAAGGACATGCACCGCACCTTCACGGCCATCAAGGAAGCCGAATATCTCCGCGTCGCCCGCACGGTCAGCGAGCTGGACTACCACCTCTATCTGCACGAGGTGTGA